From Enoplosus armatus isolate fEnoArm2 chromosome 23, fEnoArm2.hap1, whole genome shotgun sequence, a single genomic window includes:
- the hacd4 gene encoding very-long-chain (3R)-3-hydroxyacyl-CoA dehydratase 4 isoform X2 has protein sequence MLLLTLGTGIMSSSLLPATKGPEDDEGEEDDFRGRMLSFRLVYIFSYNLFQFCGHTWILANTIARFLTFGKDALADTFYSVGFVMSLCQLLSILELFHIADGIEKARLLPRFVQVTEKNLLLIMVIMLEEIQSKPVVCVQLFLWNILDLLRYPHELLCVMDTPSIAMLWTRYTLWIPLYILSVATEGVTIYQALPYVEPMALKSLPPPPLNSTVATHAHVPVLLVVSLPVLALGAAVTVWQVLKERQHHLEKWNKKKKKK, from the exons ATGCTCCTTCTCACGCTCGGGACGGGGATTATGAGCAGCTCCCTCTTACCTGCAACAAAAGGACCAGAAGACGACGAAGGCGAAGAAGACGACTTCAGAGGCAgaat GCTCAGCTTCAGGCTCGTCTACATTTTCTCGTATAACCTGTTCCAGTTCTGTGGACACACGTGGATCCTGGCGAACACCATAGCCAGGTTCCTCACATTTGGTAAAG ATGCCTTGGCGGACACATTTTACTCGGTCGGCTTTGTGATGAGCCTGTGCCAGCTGCTCTCCATCCTGGAGCTCTTCCACATCGCGGACGGGATCGAGAAAGCCAGACTCCTCCCCCGCTTCGTCCAA GTTACGGAGAAGAACCTCCTGCTGATCATGGTCATCATGCTGGAGGAGATCCAGAGTAAaccagttgtgtgtgtgcagctgttcCTGTGGAACATTCTGGACCTCCTACG GTACCCACACGAGCTGCTGTGCGTTATGGATACACCCTCCATCGCCATGCTGTGGACTCGCTACACACTCTGGATCCCTTTATACATCCTGTCAGTGGCCACCGAAG GTGTCACTATATACCAGGCCCTGCCTTACGTTGAGCCGATGGCGCTAAAGtcgctgccgccgccgccgctgaaTTCGACGGTGGCGACGCACGCTCACGTCCCCGTCCTCCTGGTGGTCTCCCTGCCCGTTCTTGCTCTCG GGGCGGCCGTAACAGTCTGGCAGGTGCTGAAGGAGAGACAACACCACCTGGAGAAAtggaacaagaagaagaaaaagaagtga
- the hacd4 gene encoding very-long-chain (3R)-3-hydroxyacyl-CoA dehydratase 4 isoform X1, with translation MLLLTLGTGIMSSSLLPATKGPEDDEGEEDDFRGRMLSFRLVYIFSYNLFQFCGHTWILANTIARFLTFGKDALADTFYSVGFVMSLCQLLSILELFHIADGIEKARLLPRFVQVTEKNLLLIMVIMLEEIQSKPVVCVQLFLWNILDLLRYAYLSLHFTSTVSYRLIVCHHAPGSLSCVRFDGRYPHELLCVMDTPSIAMLWTRYTLWIPLYILSVATEGVTIYQALPYVEPMALKSLPPPPLNSTVATHAHVPVLLVVSLPVLALGAAVTVWQVLKERQHHLEKWNKKKKKK, from the exons ATGCTCCTTCTCACGCTCGGGACGGGGATTATGAGCAGCTCCCTCTTACCTGCAACAAAAGGACCAGAAGACGACGAAGGCGAAGAAGACGACTTCAGAGGCAgaat GCTCAGCTTCAGGCTCGTCTACATTTTCTCGTATAACCTGTTCCAGTTCTGTGGACACACGTGGATCCTGGCGAACACCATAGCCAGGTTCCTCACATTTGGTAAAG ATGCCTTGGCGGACACATTTTACTCGGTCGGCTTTGTGATGAGCCTGTGCCAGCTGCTCTCCATCCTGGAGCTCTTCCACATCGCGGACGGGATCGAGAAAGCCAGACTCCTCCCCCGCTTCGTCCAA GTTACGGAGAAGAACCTCCTGCTGATCATGGTCATCATGCTGGAGGAGATCCAGAGTAAaccagttgtgtgtgtgcagctgttcCTGTGGAACATTCTGGACCTCCTACGGTACGCGTACCTGTCTCTTCATTTCACTTCAACTGTCAGTTATCGTTTAATAGTGTGCCATCATGCCCCTGGAAGCCTCAGTTGTGTACGCTTCGACGGCAGGTACCCACACGAGCTGCTGTGCGTTATGGATACACCCTCCATCGCCATGCTGTGGACTCGCTACACACTCTGGATCCCTTTATACATCCTGTCAGTGGCCACCGAAG GTGTCACTATATACCAGGCCCTGCCTTACGTTGAGCCGATGGCGCTAAAGtcgctgccgccgccgccgctgaaTTCGACGGTGGCGACGCACGCTCACGTCCCCGTCCTCCTGGTGGTCTCCCTGCCCGTTCTTGCTCTCG GGGCGGCCGTAACAGTCTGGCAGGTGCTGAAGGAGAGACAACACCACCTGGAGAAAtggaacaagaagaagaaaaagaagtga
- the focad gene encoding focadhesin, translating into MESLKIRFDFPSPVIQAQTVRNLVAGVLKEKGPNGQITQSSTQGPALETLWQQCSSGSALVRSACCDAVVLLVEQGHADLHYVLNSVLNLLPSARNVQGLIKVVGRLLQMQADHRDQETPFTCPYSIRSSPHPYITALENRAECWPALLLEIDDFVQRAADRREPAYITMLAPFLRYLYCEPQRRPQHALLRHGLLGALLPLHPGAGSDQEPAPPAFDSLLHCLCQLVPHMQVDSVEALLELRGFADALLRGLARAPEERWRSERAGLLLQLLCACQRCLELDGDCRPLLDSLQRLLPACQQGLPLDELLMGVALLLLEAPAAQQTGLLSLALSLVPDQAESPSPWLSPVLVLPVLQLLSCSGLVEPLADRQTHGLNRDLAHSLLRGISRETGEPGESGPPLALPLTSWYSELSVALSVLRKVAGDPAAAADWLLSVSSALSSGRRRLSSLALIVSHLILTGPDDVCQLALNASQAIAAADPCQVPSLIPVLLFKLGREQNPGQAHAVLNCLPNLGTHKLCVPAVLQTLHMLASAPKLRAVAMRLMTALWKKQDRVYPELQRLLSQQDGRVVAGRDAQWEQILARAACLRDICRERPYQHGGDMLAAIALTLNQCTRPDMATPAALALQGLQELCRAEVVDIVSTWRSLGPELSGDSRPQVVKVVAEILALVPQLTVKSEEYEKLKEEVVSFLWNYAASKDPHVASCGYKALADFPEAVHTVNLLPEAARPPTKLPENEEEEEEEEEGEEKDLSVPGSSYVKLLALTPTSALPAFELFLTSLVKQEMSRMPRGVYFSALRGGGLRSDQGKTVAGIPSFMLKTYEKNKQPGLKPGLAAGLLLCYELPVQTDRDGRPIDRFLISRSRSYQQTLAALIHEVNIQPSEWHRALLLPQAWRGFMSRAFHAVLQGRRADLETRQKQGKDEPQELQYKQHCAWLWARDQLADAIKAATKDSPVVQGNSILALSGLASVLAKYESNLPAESDGSHAAGPEFVPTSSWLAMVLNTLLSISSSSYKARGQVFPWFLHRSYSGENTASAIARSCASLALPLLAPALAAVRQRDGLAQALAALRAGLPGSPAADDSQAVQFHSGLALGMVLSSLHHQRLSDVSVQEDTDLLLSCLEALESCSFDPNLEYNTGCVLGLGLALAALCGSGPADQHARVAQTLDKLLSSLQDSKGQGRMLQEVLAYSVACVGVSAFSGGLVDAAKAEEVVSTLRALTEESQQTPGFSLALGLVVHGLAVSGHGKAEDLHPRLLAAWIKILLAEGCPTMQRLAAINGLVALVGSESYLIQLTSDLELSPQQQSRLNEVIRAITQIITFSGAIGLQSNSACLVGHLHLAHVSTSHSRTAVPQDFSYLSERSVVRSIVDFITEAGKKGPEFAPPPLVKTALTPLASAGASFQYPPVNWSAALSPLMRLSFGEDVQHQCVVLAACQAQSSQSASLFLGSWLSPPLVHSLSHQTRAHLCESLGSWMKHVAEDKLQVHVESLGLQQFQEDLRPQRLSLCHSLLRGLAQAMALPNPPNACWTILCSTTEKIFTLLPNQIQDNEVDLYVGLAKCLSEMSDTEIERITRVTEAQMEKTCFVLACLTSQGRVPLLGLNDVIAGVLRGWPSGRVGWLLLQTFYQCRLATNSNTGVSKRMEWLLELMGHIRNVAYGTTSVTCGDGKLATDFLFQVFAAAVVSWGDHFMPVLLGIRARWFPWQPGPKPRTLQHGLYGGGESVTVHALPQCLLGMPHSLALLLDKEPWSSQTDKFIDWLLSITEGPEQSLSATTISTAKAALLSLKSSAEFKKKAVWTRAYGW; encoded by the exons AAATGTCCAGGGGCTGATAAAGGTCGTTGGGCGGCTGCTACAGATGCAGGCAGACCACAGAGACCAAGAAACGCCCTTCACCTGTCCTTACTCCATCAG GAGCAGCCCTCACCCGTACATCACGGCCCTGGAGAACCGGGCGGAGTGCTGGCCCGCCCTGCTGCTGGAGATTGATGACTTCGTCCAGCGGGCTGCCGACAG ACGCGAGCCGGCCTACATCACCATGCTGGCCCCCTTcctgaggtacttgtactgcGAACCCCAGAGGCGACCCCAGCACGCCCTCCTGCGACACGGCCTCCTCGGGGCGCTGCTGCCCCTGCACCCGGGGGCGGGGTCAGACCAGGAGCCGGCCCCCCCGGCGTTTGACAGCCTGCTGCACTGCCTCTGTCAGCTAGTGCCACACATGCAG GTGGACAGCGTGGAGGCGCTGCTGGAGCTGCGCGGCTTCGCCGACGCTCTGCTTCGGGGCCTCGCCCGGGCCCCCGAGGAGCGCTGGAGGTCAGAGAGGGCCggcctcctcctgcagctgctgtgcgCCTGCCAGCGCTGCCTGGAGTTGGACGGGGACTGCCGACCTCTTCTCGACTCGCTGCAGCGgctcctgcctgcctgccagcaG GGGCTGCCGTTGGACGAGCTGTTGATGGGCGTGGCCCTGCTCCTGCTGGAGGCCCCTGCAGCTCAGCAGACCGGCCTGCTCAGTCTGg CGCTAAGTTTAGTCCCTGACCAGGCCGAGTCCCCGTCGCCCTGGTTGAGTCCAGTCCTGGTTCTTCCCGTGCTCCAGCTCCTGTCCTGCTCGGGCCTCGTCGAGCCGCTGGCCGACCGGCAGACGCACGGCCTCAACCGAGACTTGGCCCACAGCCTGCTGCGCGGCATCAGCCGAGAGACCGGCGAACCCGGAGAG TCCGGCCCGCCACTGGCCCTCCCTCTCACTTCCTGGTACAGCGAGCTCAGCGTGGCTCTCTCCGTGCTGCGCAAAGTGGCCGGCGATCCGGCCGCGGcggctgattggctgctgtcgGTCAGCTCGGCGCTGTCGTCCGGCCGGCGCCGGCTCTCCTCCCTCGCCCTCATCGTGAGCCATCTCATCCTCACGGGGCCGGACGACGTCTGCCAGCTGGCTCTGAATGCAAGCCAGGCCATCGCTGCAGCCGACCCCTGCCAG gtccCTTCCCTTATTCCTGTTCTGCTGTTCAAACTGGGGAGAGAACAGAATCCAGGCCAGGCCCATGCTGTGTTGAACTGCCTGCCTAACCTCGGGACTCATAAG CTCTGCGTCCCCGCGGTGCTGCAGACTCTCCACATGCTGGCCAGCGCCCCCAAGCTGAGAGCAGTGGCGATGCGCCTCATGACTGCTCTTTGGAAGAAACAG GATCGAGTGTACCCGGAGCTGCAGCGTCTGCTGAGCCAGCAGGACGGCAGGGTGGTGGCTGGAAGGGACGCCCAGTGGGAGCAGATCCTGGCCAGGGCCGCCTGCCTCAGGGACATCTGCAGAGAGAG GCCTTACCAGCATGGAGGTGACATGTTGGCTGCCATTGCACTCACTCTGAACCAGTGCACCAGACCAGACATGGCAACCCCTGCTGCTCTCGCCCTGCAGGGACTACAGGAGCTGTGCCGGgcagag GTAGTGGACATCGTCTCAACATGGAGGAGTCTCGGGCCCGAGCTGAGCGGCGACTCCCGTCCACAGGTGGTCAAAGTCGTAGCGGAGATTCTGGCTCTGGTTCCCCAGCTCACAGTCAAGTCAGAGGAGTACGAG aAACTGAAAGAGGAGGTGGTCAGCTTTCTCTGGAATTATGCTGCGAGCAAG GATCCACATGTGGCCAGCTGTGGCTACAAGGCCTTGGCAGATTTCCCTGAAGCGGTCCACACAGTGAATCTCCTTCCCGAGGCA GCCAGACCGCCGACAAAGCTCCCtgaaaatgaggaggaggaggaagaggaggaggagggagaagagaaggatcTCTCCGTCCCCGGTTCATCTTATGTGAAGCTGCTGGCTCTCACCCCCACATCCGCTCTACCGG cctTCGAGCTCTTCCTCACCTCCCTGGTGAAGCAGGAGATGAGCCGGATGCCACGGGGGGTGTACTTCTCTgccctgaggggggggggcctgcGTTCAGACCAGGGTAAAACAGTGGCAGGGATCCCGTCGTTCATGCTGAAAACCTACGAGAAGAACAAGCAGCCTGGGCTGAAGCCTGGACTAGCAG ctgGACTCCTGCTCTGTTACGAGCTGCCTGTGCAGACGGACCGCGACGGCAGACCAATCGATCGTTTCCTCATAAGCCGCAGCCGCAGCTACCAGCAGACCCTGGCAGCCCTCATCCATGAG gTGAACATTCAGCCGTCCGAATGGCACCGCGCCCTCCTCCTGCCCCAGGCCTGGCGAGGCTTCATGAGCCGAGCTTTCCACGCCGTCCTACAG ggcCGACGCGCCGATTTGGAGACGCGGCAGAAGCAAGGCAAAGACGAGCCGCAGGAGCTGCAGTACAAACAGCACTGTGCCTGGCTGTG GGCCAGAGATCAGCTGGCAGACGCCATCAAAGCCGCTACAAA GGACAGCCCTGTTGTTCAGGGGAACTCCATCCTGGCTCTGAGTGGCCTGGCCTCTGTCCTCGCTAAATATGAGAGCAACCTGCCCGCTGAGAGCGACGGCAGCCACGCG GCTGGACCAGAGTTTGTGCCCACATCCAGCTGGTTGGCCATGGTCCTCAACACCTTgctcagcatcagcagcagcagctacaagGCCAGAGGACAGGTTTTCCCATGGTTCCTGCAT CGTTCCTACTCGGGCGAGAACACGGCGAGCGCCATAGCTCGCTCCTGCGCCAGCCTGGCGCTGCCGCTGCTGGCCCCGGCGCTGGCGGCGGTGCGGCAGCGGGACGGCCTGGCCCAGGCGCTGGCGGCGCTGCGGGCCGGCCTGCCGGGCTCCCCCGCCGCCGACGACTCCCAGGCCGTTCAGTTCCACTCCGGCCTCGCGCTCGGCATGGTGCTGTCCAGCCTGCACCACCAACGCCTCAG TGACGTCTCTGTTCAGGAGGACACTGAtctcctcctcagctgtctgGAGGCTCTGGAGAGTTGCTCCTTCGACCCCAACCTGGAATACAA tacTGGCTGTGTGTTGGGTCTGGGTCTGGCGCTCGCGGCTCTCTGCGGCAGCGGACCGGCGGACCAACACGCCCGCGTCGCCCAAACACTAGACAAACTGCTGTCCAGCCTGCAGGACAGCAAAGGGCAGGGACGCATGCTGCAGGAG GTCTTGGCGTACTCTGTGGCCTGTGTGGGCGTCTCGGCCTTCAGCGGGGGCCTCGTAGACGCGGCCAAGGCCGAGGAGGTCGTGAGCACTCTGCGCGCCCTGACTGAGGAGAGCCAGCAG ACTCCGGGCTTCTCCCTGGCTCTGGGGTTGGTGGTCCACGGCCTGGCGGTGTCCGGCCACGGTAAAGCGGAGGACCTCCACCCTCGCCTGCTGGCCGCTTGGATCAAGATCCTACTGGCCGAG ggtTGTCCCACGATGCAGCGTCTGGCCGCCATCAACGGCCTGGTGGCCCTAGTAGGGTCCGAGAGTTACCTCATTCAG CTGACGAGTGACTTGGAGCTCTCCccccagcagcagagcaggcTGAACGAGGTCATTCGAGCCATCACACAG ATCATAACGTTCTCAGGAGCCATCGGTTTGCAGTCCAACAGTGCGTGTTTGGTGGGCCATCTGCACTTGGCCCACGTGTCCACCAGCCACAGTCGCACAGCAG TCCCTCAGGATTTCAGTTACCTCTCGGAGAGAAGCGTCGTCAGGTCCATCGTTGACTTCATCACGgaggcaggaaaaaaag GTCCAGAGTTTGCCCCTCCACCTCTGGTCAAGACTGCTCTGACCCCCCTGGCGTCAGCCGGAGCCAGTTTCCAGTACCCACCCGTCAACTGGAGCGCGGCCCTGTCTCCTCTGATGAGGCTCAGCTTCG GAGAGGATGTACAGCATCAGTGTGTGGTGCTGGCAGCGTGTCAGGCTCAGTCCTCTCAGAGCGCCTCGCTCTTCCTGGGTTCCTGGCTGTCACCCCCCCTTGTGCACAGCCTCAGT CACCAGACTCGGGCTCACCTGTGCGAGAGCCTGGGCTCGTGGATGAAGCACGTCGCCGAGGACAAGCTCCAGGTCCACGTGGAGAGTCTGGGCCTGCAGCAGTTCCAGGAGGACCTTCGACCCCAGCGCCTGTCCCTTTGCCACTCCCTTCTGCGGGGCCTCGCTCAGGCCATGGCCCTTCCGAACCCCCCCAACGCCTGCTGGACCATCCTCTGCTCCACCACAGAGAAGATCTTCACCCTCCTGCCCAACCAAATCCAG GACAACGAAGTGGATTTGTATGTGGGACTCGCCAAATGTCTGTCTGAGATGTCCGACACAGAGATCGAAAGAATCACTCGAGTCACGGAG GCTCAGATGGAGAAGACCTGCTTTGTCCTGGCTTGCTTGACCTCCCAGGGCCGAGTTCCCCTCCTGGGCCTCAATGACGTCATTGCCGGTGTGCTTCGCGGTTGGCCAAGCGGCAGAGTCGGCTGGCTCCTCCTGCAGACTTTTTACCAGTGTCGGCTGGCCACCAACTCCAACACAG GCGTTTCCAAACGAATGGAGTGGCTCCTGGAGCTGATGGGACACATCCGAAACGTCGCCTACGGCACGACCTCCGTCACATGTGGAGACGGCAAGCTG gCCACAGACTTCCTGTTCCAAGTTTtcgctgctgctgtggtttccTGGGGTGACCACTTCATGCCCGTACTCCTCGGCATTAGGGCGCGGTGGTTCCCATGGCAACCCGGCCCCAAGCCCCGAACGCTGCAACACGGCCTGTATGGGGGTGGGGAGTCAGTAACTGTCCACGCCCTGCCCCAGTGCCTGCTGGGAATGCCCCACAGTCTGGCTCTGCTTCTGGACAAAGAGCCCTGGAGCAGCCAGACAGACAAG ttcaTAGACTGGCTTCTCAGTATCACAGAAGGCCCTGAACAGAGTCTGTCAGCCACGACCATCAGCACAGCCAAAG CTGCCCTGTTGTCCCTGAAGTCCTCCGCCGAGTTCAAGAAGAAGGCCGTGTGGACCAGAGCGTACGGCTGGTAG